Sequence from the Thermofilaceae archaeon genome:
TTACTGGCAGGGAGATGGCACTGAGGCTGGCGGAGCTCGGGGGGTTGGGGGTCCTCCCGAGAAACATGGAAACCTCGGCTGCGGTATCGGTGGTGCGGGAAGCCCGCGAGCGCGGACTACCAATAGCGGCTGCGGTCGGCCCCTTCGACGATGAGAGGGTGAAGGCCCTCGTTGACGCGGGGGTGAGCATGATCGTGGTGGACTCGGCGCACGGGCACAGCCGCAACGTCATCGAGGCGACGCGCAGGTACAAGGACTACGGTGTGGAAGTGATGTCGGGGAACATCGTCACGGGTGAAGCGGCTAGAGCGCTGATCGACGCTGGTGCGGATGCCCTCCGCGTGGGGATCGGCAGCGGCCACGCTTGCACAACCAGGGAGGTGGCCGGCGTAGGAGTACCCCAGCTCACCGCGATCTCCTGGGTGGCTGAGGTCGCCCGCGAGGCTGGTGTGGGTGTCGTCGCGGATGGCGGCATCGAGAAGCCCGCTCACGTGGTTAAAGCGCTGGCTGCGGGGGCTGACGCGGTTATGCTGGGATACCTGCTGGCGGGCACGGATGAAGCGCCCGGCGACGTCGTGGAGATAGAGGGGAGGAAGTACAAGCCCTACAGGGGCATGGGGAGCAGGGGCGCCCTAGCCTCGGGTTCGGCGCGCTACGGCTCCTTCAAGCGCGTCCCAGAGGGGGTGGAGGGCTACGTCGAGTACAGGGGCCCGGTGGAGCGGGTGGTGGACGTGCTAGTGAACGCGCTCAAACAAGGGATGGGCTACGTCGGGGCTAAGAGCCTGGACGAGCTGAGGAGGAAGGCCGTGTTCGTCAGGATCAC
This genomic interval carries:
- a CDS encoding IMP dehydrogenase, with the translated sequence MAWKEKLERAPLALSLDDVLLVPQYSDVNLDEIDVSTRVSRRLRLRIPIISSPMDTVTGREMALRLAELGGLGVLPRNMETSAAVSVVREARERGLPIAAAVGPFDDERVKALVDAGVSMIVVDSAHGHSRNVIEATRRYKDYGVEVMSGNIVTGEAARALIDAGADALRVGIGSGHACTTREVAGVGVPQLTAISWVAEVAREAGVGVVADGGIEKPAHVVKALAAGADAVMLGYLLAGTDEAPGDVVEIEGRKYKPYRGMGSRGALASGSARYGSFKRVPEGVEGYVEYRGPVERVVDVLVNALKQGMGYVGAKSLDELRRKAVFVRITEAGLYESSPRGMIVTRWL